From Cellulophaga lytica DSM 7489, a single genomic window includes:
- a CDS encoding SMI1/KNR4 family protein, whose product MQNKRKSTKNETKMPFPVEEKYIIETESELNVTFSTEFKNRMKKSNGGEIDTDDFFFQLYPFFDKSDKKRMILNYNNH is encoded by the coding sequence TTGCAGAATAAAAGAAAGTCAACAAAAAATGAAACGAAAATGCCTTTTCCAGTAGAAGAAAAATATATAATAGAAACAGAATCTGAACTGAACGTAACATTCTCAACTGAATTTAAAAACCGAATGAAAAAATCAAATGGTGGAGAAATAGACACTGATGATTTCTTCTTTCAACTTTACCCATTTTTTGACAAATCTGACAAAAAAAGAATGATATTAAACTATAACAATCATTAG
- a CDS encoding reprolysin-like metallopeptidase: MITKLRLVFSITILFGSFYGFAQQNYWKTGSLQHNLASKTIQNIDVNKAKTFYLDESSFSASLQPNISAKGKKVMYFPDANAELKAFYVEEHAIFAPGLAAKYPNIKSYIGKGVVNPNQRIRFSVSHKGIQSMMVNADKEEATYMQPTKQNKGEYVIYKASAHQHKDAFVCETESVIATSKKASAAKQINDQTLRTYRIAISASGEYTAYHGGSVADALAAINATLTRVNQVFETDLGIHLELVANTDEVIYTDATTDPYSGSLNTQAQNTFSTVIGAANYDVGHLFHQGPNGGNAGTVGSVCDDNWKGRAYSSRSTPEGDLFDVDFVAHEIGHQFGANHTWSFDSEGTLVQAEPASGSTIMGYAGIADGNNVQSNGDDYFHYYSIFQIAEYVSGLSCGVNTAITNNPPVISPLSNYIIPKSTPFVLSGEATDLDTGDLLTYSWEQIDNGVVTRTNFGPENPSGANFRSLKPSTEKERYFPKIERVIQGNLTQTNPSEGSSWETVSDVERDLNFAFTVRDNAVGGGQVASETMNVRVVNAAGPFAVTS, translated from the coding sequence ATGATTACAAAACTACGCCTTGTTTTTTCAATAACCATATTATTTGGTAGCTTTTACGGTTTTGCACAACAGAATTATTGGAAAACTGGTAGCTTACAACATAATTTAGCGTCTAAAACTATACAAAATATAGATGTAAATAAAGCAAAAACGTTTTATTTAGATGAATCTTCTTTTTCTGCTTCTTTACAGCCAAATATAAGTGCTAAAGGAAAAAAAGTAATGTATTTTCCTGATGCTAACGCAGAACTAAAAGCTTTTTATGTGGAAGAACATGCAATTTTTGCTCCAGGTTTGGCTGCAAAATATCCTAATATTAAGTCATACATAGGTAAAGGAGTTGTAAATCCTAACCAAAGAATACGTTTTAGTGTTTCTCACAAGGGTATACAAAGTATGATGGTTAATGCAGATAAGGAAGAAGCAACTTATATGCAGCCTACAAAGCAAAACAAAGGAGAATACGTTATATACAAAGCAAGTGCACACCAGCATAAAGATGCGTTTGTTTGTGAAACAGAATCTGTAATAGCTACAAGTAAAAAAGCGTCTGCAGCTAAGCAAATAAACGACCAAACTTTAAGAACATACAGAATAGCTATTTCTGCATCTGGTGAGTACACAGCTTATCATGGTGGTAGCGTGGCAGATGCATTGGCAGCAATAAATGCAACACTAACTAGGGTAAATCAGGTTTTTGAGACCGATTTAGGAATACATTTAGAACTAGTAGCAAATACAGATGAGGTAATTTATACAGATGCAACAACAGATCCGTACTCTGGTAGTTTAAATACGCAAGCCCAAAACACATTTTCTACAGTAATAGGTGCTGCTAATTATGATGTTGGACACCTTTTTCATCAAGGACCAAACGGCGGTAATGCAGGTACTGTTGGGTCTGTTTGTGACGACAATTGGAAAGGTAGAGCATACTCTTCTCGCAGTACACCAGAAGGAGATTTATTTGATGTAGATTTTGTTGCACATGAAATAGGGCATCAATTTGGGGCTAACCATACCTGGTCTTTTGATTCAGAAGGTACTTTGGTGCAAGCAGAACCAGCAAGTGGATCTACAATAATGGGGTATGCAGGTATTGCAGATGGCAATAATGTACAGAGCAATGGAGATGATTATTTTCATTATTATAGTATTTTTCAGATAGCAGAATATGTTAGTGGTTTAAGTTGTGGCGTAAATACTGCAATTACCAATAATCCGCCAGTTATAAGTCCTTTATCTAACTATATTATCCCTAAATCTACACCGTTTGTATTGTCTGGTGAGGCAACAGATTTAGATACAGGCGATTTGTTAACGTACTCCTGGGAACAAATAGATAACGGAGTAGTAACACGTACTAACTTTGGGCCAGAAAATCCTAGTGGAGCAAATTTTAGATCTTTAAAGCCAAGTACAGAAAAAGAGCGTTATTTTCCTAAAATAGAACGTGTAATACAGGGTAATTTAACACAAACAAACCCATCTGAGGGTTCTTCTTGGGAAACAGTTTCTGATGTAGAAAGAGATTTAAATTTTGCATTTACAGTAAGGGACAATGCAGTAGGTGGCGGACAAGTAGCCTCTGAAACTATGAATGTTAGGGTTGTTAATGCAGCTGGGCCATTTGCTGTAACATCATAA
- a CDS encoding proprotein convertase P-domain-containing protein has protein sequence MQLVTWDVAGTNAAPVNTETVNIYLSIDSGLSFPTLLAENVVNDGSHIVQIPNVVTTTARIRVMPTDNVYYAINSSNFTINTSDVNLEFEKLTYNVCQPSNVVIPFKYTVNNGFDETSTFSVFGAPANLGVSFSAPTADTNNTDVDLTLSNTQNVAPGTYELTVLSNSVSNTTGVVVTLVIGNTSFADVGLISPGNGAAGVNMNETLLWEENVAYSSYDLEIATDAAFANIIETKSTPFTSYRPTNLLAETTYYWRVKPKSLCAEGTFGPAYTFTTALVSCNTKQAQDLPKTIPTVGTSVLQSKITFLDDLPITDVNVSVDIAHSFLSDLTISLISPQGTRVVLTSNSCGDFQDINAVFDDDSPSFVCGSGANAAIEGSVRPLGSLASLNGESVLGEWILEVKDGASSDGGQINNFNLEICVEGLSRPDADNDGVFDDGDDACLGTPNGAEVDVNGCAIYRFRPDNFAISIESEACTTSNDGEIFIDAVEEINYSVTITGNGVNITEAFTDTVSLDDLSAGTYQICISGTDGTITYEDYCVTVVVTQPDVLQVLSAVQNKTLNLQLSGANLYNVELNGVTLQTTDKTASLALKNGLNTVKVSTGIECQGVYQQQIYIAANPVISPNPTQGKAVAYLGTLSGSVTVTIYTLSGQILEQKEYAVQDGKINLDVSALAKGMYVVLFDGGAVKGETKLIKK, from the coding sequence GTGCAATTGGTAACTTGGGATGTTGCCGGTACTAATGCAGCGCCTGTTAATACAGAAACGGTAAATATATATTTGTCTATAGATTCTGGTTTGTCTTTCCCTACCTTATTGGCAGAGAATGTAGTCAATGATGGTTCGCACATAGTGCAAATACCAAATGTGGTAACAACAACAGCTAGAATACGTGTAATGCCTACAGATAATGTGTATTACGCAATAAATTCATCTAACTTTACAATAAATACCTCAGATGTTAATTTAGAGTTTGAAAAATTAACTTATAACGTTTGTCAGCCTAGCAACGTGGTAATACCTTTTAAGTATACTGTTAATAATGGTTTTGATGAGACCTCTACGTTTAGTGTTTTTGGAGCGCCAGCAAACTTAGGTGTTTCATTTTCTGCGCCTACAGCAGATACCAATAATACAGATGTAGACCTTACTTTGTCTAACACCCAAAATGTAGCGCCAGGAACTTATGAGCTTACTGTACTTTCTAACTCGGTTTCTAACACTACAGGAGTGGTTGTTACCTTAGTAATTGGCAATACTAGTTTTGCAGATGTAGGGTTAATTTCTCCAGGTAATGGTGCAGCTGGTGTTAATATGAACGAAACATTACTGTGGGAAGAAAACGTAGCGTACTCTTCTTATGATTTAGAAATAGCTACAGATGCAGCTTTTGCAAACATAATAGAAACTAAATCTACTCCTTTTACAAGCTATAGACCTACTAATTTGTTGGCAGAAACAACATATTACTGGCGTGTTAAGCCAAAAAGTTTATGTGCCGAAGGTACTTTTGGACCTGCATATACTTTTACTACGGCTTTAGTTAGTTGTAATACTAAACAGGCTCAAGACTTACCAAAAACAATACCAACTGTAGGTACGTCTGTACTACAGTCTAAAATTACTTTTTTAGACGATTTACCAATTACAGATGTTAATGTTAGTGTAGATATTGCACATAGTTTTTTAAGCGATTTAACAATAAGTCTAATATCTCCTCAAGGAACAAGAGTGGTGTTAACTTCCAATTCTTGTGGTGATTTTCAGGATATTAATGCTGTTTTTGATGATGATAGTCCAAGTTTTGTATGTGGCAGTGGAGCTAATGCGGCAATTGAAGGTAGTGTTAGGCCGTTAGGTTCTTTGGCTTCATTAAATGGCGAATCTGTTTTAGGTGAATGGATTTTAGAAGTTAAGGATGGTGCCTCTTCTGATGGAGGGCAAATAAATAACTTTAATTTAGAAATTTGCGTAGAAGGTTTGTCTAGGCCAGATGCAGATAATGATGGTGTTTTTGATGATGGAGATGATGCTTGCTTAGGAACACCAAATGGGGCAGAGGTAGATGTTAATGGTTGTGCCATTTATAGATTTAGACCAGATAATTTTGCAATTTCTATAGAGAGTGAAGCTTGTACCACTAGCAATGATGGAGAAATTTTTATTGATGCTGTAGAAGAAATTAATTACAGTGTAACCATAACTGGTAACGGAGTTAATATTACAGAAGCATTTACAGATACAGTAAGTTTAGACGATTTAAGTGCTGGTACGTACCAAATTTGTATATCTGGTACAGACGGTACAATTACTTATGAAGATTATTGTGTAACAGTTGTTGTTACCCAACCAGATGTGTTACAAGTATTATCTGCTGTACAGAACAAAACACTTAATTTGCAGTTAAGTGGTGCTAATTTGTACAATGTAGAGTTAAATGGAGTAACGCTACAAACTACAGATAAAACAGCTAGCTTGGCGCTTAAAAACGGTTTAAATACAGTAAAAGTGTCAACAGGTATAGAATGCCAAGGGGTGTACCAGCAGCAAATTTATATTGCAGCAAATCCGGTAATATCACCCAACCCAACACAAGGCAAGGCTGTGGCTTATTTAGGTACTTTATCTGGCTCTGTAACGGTTACTATTTACACTTTAAGCGGACAAATATTAGAGCAGAAAGAATACGCTGTTCAAGACGGAAAAATAAATTTAGATGTATCTGCCTTAGCAAAAGGGATGTATGTAGTGTTGTTTGATGGAGGAGCGGTTAAAGGTGAAACAAAATTAATTAAGAAATGA
- a CDS encoding PD40 domain-containing protein, whose product MRKIKLLLALFLFSNLLSAQTENEITTFNKKLNQFYNVRDFCISNNGNEAYFTIQSPDGGISQIATLKKEGNKWLEPELLPFCDEFMYLEPFLTPDQNRLFFVSDRPLNNSSSQKKDFDIWYVDRDTKNNGWSNPKNLGTPVNSSLDEFYPTVSSTNNLYFTMASPKGLGKDDIYFCEWKQGKYQEPVLLNKNINSDGYEFNAFISKSEDFLLFTKYNAKDGQGSGDLYISKKDKNNNWSKAKNLGLPINTKYMEYCPFYDEKNQKLYFTSKRKNIKPQEFKKVLDFKNYIKESKNGLSKIYVTKLNIIKN is encoded by the coding sequence ATGAGAAAAATTAAATTACTACTTGCTCTATTTTTATTTTCTAATTTATTAAGTGCCCAAACTGAAAATGAAATTACAACGTTTAATAAAAAGCTAAATCAGTTCTACAACGTACGTGATTTTTGCATTTCTAATAACGGTAATGAAGCCTATTTTACAATACAAAGTCCAGATGGTGGAATTTCTCAGATAGCCACACTAAAAAAAGAAGGCAACAAATGGTTAGAGCCAGAACTACTACCCTTTTGTGATGAGTTTATGTATTTAGAGCCATTTTTAACTCCAGATCAAAACAGACTATTTTTTGTGTCAGACAGGCCTTTAAACAACTCTAGTAGTCAAAAAAAAGATTTTGATATTTGGTATGTAGATAGGGATACCAAAAATAACGGTTGGTCTAATCCAAAAAACTTAGGAACACCAGTAAACTCTAGTTTAGATGAATTTTACCCTACCGTAAGCAGTACTAATAATTTATATTTTACAATGGCTTCTCCTAAAGGATTAGGTAAAGATGATATTTATTTTTGCGAATGGAAACAAGGCAAATACCAAGAACCCGTTCTTTTAAACAAAAATATTAATAGTGATGGTTATGAGTTTAATGCATTTATCTCTAAATCTGAAGACTTTTTACTATTCACAAAATACAATGCCAAAGACGGTCAAGGAAGTGGGGATTTATACATTTCTAAAAAAGACAAAAATAACAACTGGTCAAAAGCTAAAAACTTAGGGCTTCCTATAAACACAAAATATATGGAGTATTGCCCTTTTTATGATGAAAAAAATCAAAAATTATACTTCACTAGCAAAAGAAAAAACATTAAGCCTCAAGAGTTTAAAAAAGTTTTAGACTTTAAAAACTATATAAAAGAGAGCAAAAATGGTTTAAGTAAAATATATGTTACCAAATTAAATATAATTAAAAACTAA
- a CDS encoding cupin domain-containing protein translates to MERFSKKFIATKDLEWEELGGGVSRKFLGYDNQIMMVKVKFEKGALGAPHQHFHTQATYCVSGKFEFEIDGEKKIVEAGDGVYIEPNLLHSAVCLEEGMLIDTFSPVREDFLSGGGVSYFGDKK, encoded by the coding sequence ATGGAACGATTTAGTAAAAAGTTTATTGCCACAAAAGATTTGGAATGGGAAGAACTTGGCGGAGGAGTGTCAAGAAAATTCTTAGGGTATGACAACCAAATTATGATGGTAAAAGTAAAGTTTGAAAAAGGTGCACTAGGTGCTCCACACCAACACTTTCACACACAAGCTACCTATTGTGTATCTGGTAAGTTTGAGTTTGAAATTGATGGTGAAAAGAAAATTGTTGAAGCAGGAGATGGGGTTTATATAGAACCAAATTTACTGCATAGCGCTGTTTGCCTAGAAGAAGGTATGCTTATTGACACGTTTAGCCCTGTTAGAGAAGATTTTTTAAGCGGTGGCGGTGTTTCTTATTTTGGAGATAAGAAGTAA
- a CDS encoding ribose-phosphate pyrophosphokinase: protein MSYTVPEPKIFACTQSTALAEKIAKSFGSDLGKVKFSRYSDGEFQPSFEESVRGARVFIIGSTNPSSENLMEMLLMLDAAKRASARHITAVMPYFGWARQDRKDKPRVPIAAKLVAKMLETAGATRIITMDLHADQIQGFFEKPVDHLFASTLFLPYLKSLKLDNLTIASPDMGGSKRAYAYSKALESDVVICYKQREKANVISHMELIGNVEGKNVVLVDDMVDTAGTLTKAADLMMERGALSVRAITTHALLSGDAYEKIEKSKLSELIVTDSIPLKKQSPKVKVVESAELFADVMTRVHNNTSISSKFLM from the coding sequence ATGTCATACACAGTCCCAGAACCTAAAATTTTTGCCTGTACACAAAGTACTGCTTTAGCTGAAAAAATTGCCAAATCATTTGGATCTGACTTAGGAAAAGTAAAATTCTCTAGATATAGTGATGGCGAGTTTCAGCCTTCTTTTGAAGAGTCTGTTCGTGGCGCAAGAGTTTTTATTATTGGATCTACAAATCCAAGCTCAGAAAACTTAATGGAAATGCTTTTAATGTTAGATGCAGCTAAAAGAGCATCTGCAAGACACATTACAGCTGTTATGCCATACTTTGGTTGGGCAAGACAAGACCGTAAAGACAAACCTAGAGTACCTATTGCTGCTAAATTAGTAGCTAAAATGTTAGAAACAGCTGGTGCAACAAGGATTATTACAATGGACTTGCACGCAGACCAAATACAAGGTTTCTTTGAAAAACCTGTAGACCATTTATTTGCCTCTACATTATTTTTACCGTACTTAAAAAGTTTAAAACTAGACAATTTAACTATTGCTTCTCCAGATATGGGAGGTTCTAAAAGAGCTTATGCATATTCTAAAGCATTAGAAAGTGATGTTGTTATCTGCTACAAGCAAAGAGAAAAGGCAAATGTAATTTCTCATATGGAGCTTATTGGTAACGTAGAAGGTAAAAACGTAGTACTTGTAGATGATATGGTAGATACAGCAGGTACATTAACAAAAGCAGCAGATCTTATGATGGAAAGAGGTGCACTTAGCGTAAGAGCTATTACAACGCACGCTTTATTATCTGGTGATGCTTATGAAAAAATTGAAAAATCTAAACTTTCAGAACTTATTGTAACAGATTCAATTCCGTTAAAAAAGCAAAGTCCTAAAGTTAAAGTTGTAGAATCTGCAGAGTTATTTGCTGATGTTATGACTAGAGTACATAACAATACGTCTATTAGTTCTAAATTTTTAATGTAA
- a CDS encoding VanW family protein produces MNEIEKPIKRGQLRQVLGKEYFILKRKWNWFFTDKKYSKSNAKKDFDYSVFKHKSLILRPLKDVEMYLQENKRTNLEIAIKHLNQIEIKPNEYFSLWKLVGRPTKRKGYLEGLVLKSGKIDKDIGGGLCQLGNLLFWIFAHSPLTIKERYRHGFDVFPDVNRKVPFGAGATLSYNYIDLQIKNETDNNFIIKLWMDETHLYGELLSKEKLNETFKIEERNHQIKQQIWGGYSRHNQIVKITSTENTITEKVIVENHAIMMYNPFLKN; encoded by the coding sequence ATGAACGAAATTGAAAAACCAATAAAAAGAGGTCAATTAAGACAAGTTTTAGGAAAAGAATACTTTATCCTAAAACGAAAATGGAATTGGTTTTTTACGGATAAAAAATACTCAAAAAGCAATGCAAAAAAAGATTTCGATTATTCAGTATTCAAACACAAATCACTAATTCTAAGACCGCTAAAAGATGTAGAAATGTATCTTCAAGAAAACAAAAGAACAAATCTTGAAATTGCTATAAAACATCTAAATCAAATTGAAATTAAACCGAATGAATATTTTTCACTCTGGAAATTAGTTGGTAGGCCTACAAAAAGAAAAGGCTATTTAGAAGGTTTAGTTTTAAAAAGCGGAAAAATTGATAAAGATATTGGCGGAGGACTTTGCCAACTTGGAAATTTGCTTTTTTGGATTTTCGCACATAGTCCATTAACAATTAAAGAGCGATATAGACACGGATTTGATGTTTTTCCAGATGTAAATAGAAAAGTACCTTTTGGTGCAGGAGCAACTTTATCGTACAATTATATTGACCTACAAATAAAAAATGAAACAGATAATAATTTCATCATCAAATTATGGATGGACGAAACTCATTTATACGGAGAATTATTATCTAAAGAAAAATTGAATGAAACATTTAAAATTGAAGAAAGAAATCATCAAATAAAACAGCAAATTTGGGGAGGATATTCACGACATAATCAGATTGTTAAAATAACGTCAACAGAAAATACAATTACCGAAAAAGTTATAGTTGAAAATCACGCTATTATGATGTATAATCCGTTTCTTAAAAATTAA
- a CDS encoding 50S ribosomal protein L25/general stress protein Ctc, giving the protein MKSITITGSKRESVGKKATKALRNAGMVPCVVYGGEQPLHFSAPELAFKDLVYTPNAHTVVIDLENGEKVNAVIQDIQFHPVSDRIIHIDFYQLFDDKAVTMDIPVRLVGNSPGVRNGGRLLFRKRKLTIKALPAKLPDFFDVDINKLKIGGNIAVSSLVNDDFTILHPDNTVVVQVKSSRNVVAADDEEEEGEAEAEAPAAE; this is encoded by the coding sequence ATGAAGTCAATTACAATTACAGGATCAAAAAGAGAAAGCGTGGGCAAAAAAGCAACTAAAGCCTTACGTAATGCTGGAATGGTTCCTTGCGTAGTATACGGAGGAGAACAACCACTACATTTTTCAGCACCAGAATTAGCGTTCAAAGATTTAGTGTACACTCCAAACGCGCACACAGTTGTGATAGATTTGGAAAACGGAGAAAAAGTGAATGCTGTTATTCAAGACATTCAGTTTCACCCAGTATCAGACAGAATTATACACATAGATTTTTACCAATTATTTGATGATAAAGCGGTAACTATGGATATTCCTGTTCGTTTAGTAGGTAACTCTCCAGGGGTTAGAAATGGTGGTAGATTATTATTTAGAAAAAGAAAGCTTACTATTAAAGCTTTACCAGCTAAATTACCAGATTTCTTTGATGTAGATATCAATAAATTAAAAATTGGTGGTAACATAGCAGTATCTTCATTAGTAAATGATGATTTTACTATTTTACACCCAGACAATACAGTTGTTGTACAGGTTAAATCATCTCGTAACGTTGTTGCTGCTGATGATGAAGAAGAAGAAGGAGAAGCTGAGGCTGAAGCTCCTGCTGCTGAGTAA
- a CDS encoding RidA family protein has translation MSAEENLKKLNLELPEVSTPGGSYISVNVRGNIAYIAIQFPIINNTYLYQGRLGDKISTQEGYKAMEICALNVLAQVKNKIGFNAIVGLNHIDIYFQSGQDWDDSPIVANGASDLFVKVLEDKGKHSRAIFGVHKLPRNFSVGLTATFTLK, from the coding sequence ATGAGTGCAGAAGAGAATTTAAAAAAGCTAAATTTAGAGCTTCCTGAAGTATCTACACCAGGTGGCAGTTATATTTCTGTTAATGTTAGAGGAAATATAGCGTACATAGCAATTCAATTTCCAATAATTAACAATACTTACCTATACCAAGGGCGTTTGGGAGATAAAATTTCTACTCAAGAAGGGTATAAAGCAATGGAAATATGCGCATTAAATGTATTGGCACAGGTAAAAAACAAAATAGGGTTTAATGCTATTGTTGGCCTAAATCATATTGATATTTATTTTCAGTCGGGGCAAGACTGGGATGATTCTCCCATTGTTGCAAACGGAGCATCGGACTTATTTGTTAAGGTATTAGAAGATAAAGGAAAACATTCTAGAGCCATTTTTGGGGTTCATAAACTACCTCGTAATTTTAGTGTGGGCTTAACAGCTACTTTTACCCTAAAGTAA
- the pth gene encoding aminoacyl-tRNA hydrolase: MIAQILKSIFRTKPLFFLEEKDPMKKFLVVGLGNIGTEYTETRHNIGFKILDAFAKKESLTFEPQKLGAVTTYKIKGRTILFLQPSTYMNLSGKAIRYWLEKEKIPLENLLVITDDINLPFGTIRVKTKGSDGGHNGLKDTQNILQTTSYNRYRFGVGADFGKGRQVDYVLGEWNQEEQEKMPERLERSIELIKSFVLAGIKTTMNHFNNT, from the coding sequence ATGATAGCACAAATATTAAAATCAATTTTTAGAACAAAACCGTTGTTCTTTTTAGAAGAAAAAGATCCTATGAAAAAGTTTTTAGTAGTTGGCCTAGGCAATATAGGCACAGAATATACAGAAACAAGACATAATATTGGGTTTAAAATACTTGATGCCTTTGCTAAAAAAGAATCTTTAACTTTTGAACCACAAAAATTAGGCGCTGTTACCACATATAAAATTAAAGGGCGCACTATTCTTTTTTTACAACCATCTACTTATATGAATCTTAGCGGAAAAGCTATTAGGTATTGGTTAGAGAAAGAAAAAATTCCTTTAGAAAACTTATTGGTTATTACAGATGATATTAACCTACCTTTTGGTACAATACGCGTTAAAACTAAAGGTAGTGATGGCGGCCATAACGGCTTAAAAGACACACAAAACATATTACAAACTACTTCTTACAACAGATATAGATTTGGTGTTGGTGCCGATTTTGGAAAAGGCAGACAGGTAGATTATGTTTTGGGGGAATGGAACCAAGAAGAACAAGAGAAAATGCCAGAACGCTTAGAACGTTCTATTGAGCTTATAAAATCTTTTGTACTAGCAGGCATAAAAACTACTATGAACCACTTTAACAACACTTAA
- a CDS encoding bifunctional riboflavin kinase/FAD synthetase, giving the protein MITIKSITKFDKAHATVITIGTFDGVHIGHKKILERLINSAKLLEIESTVLTFFPHPRMVLQQDSNIKLLNTIEEKEMILSNLGLDFLIIHPFSKEFSRLSAIEFVRDILVNKLNTKKIIIGYDHRFGRNRNADINDLKNYGTTFDFNVEEITAQEIDDVSVSSTKIRKALAEGDVSKANSYLGYNYMLTGIVTKGKGLGRQLNFPTANIYIKEEYKLIPKNGVYVVKAKLNNSTVFGMMNIGYNPTVNGTEKTIEVNFFNFNDDLYGKKIQVDILERIRDEVKFDSINDLKVQLTKDQETATSLIAKL; this is encoded by the coding sequence GTGATAACAATTAAAAGCATTACAAAATTCGACAAAGCACACGCTACAGTTATTACAATTGGTACTTTTGATGGTGTACACATTGGCCATAAAAAGATACTAGAAAGACTCATAAATAGTGCCAAACTATTAGAAATAGAAAGTACTGTGCTTACTTTTTTCCCGCATCCTAGAATGGTTTTGCAACAAGATAGTAATATTAAATTACTTAACACTATTGAAGAAAAAGAAATGATACTAAGCAACTTAGGCTTAGATTTTTTAATTATTCATCCTTTCTCTAAAGAATTTTCTAGGCTTAGCGCAATAGAATTTGTTCGTGACATCTTAGTTAATAAACTCAATACCAAAAAAATTATTATAGGATATGACCATAGATTTGGGCGTAACCGTAATGCAGATATTAACGACTTAAAAAATTACGGCACTACGTTTGATTTTAATGTAGAGGAAATTACCGCACAAGAAATTGATGACGTATCTGTAAGTTCTACAAAAATTAGAAAAGCATTAGCAGAAGGCGATGTTAGCAAAGCCAACAGTTACCTTGGCTACAATTATATGTTAACCGGTATTGTTACCAAAGGTAAAGGCTTAGGGAGACAATTAAATTTTCCTACTGCAAATATTTATATAAAAGAAGAGTACAAATTAATACCTAAAAATGGTGTGTACGTAGTTAAAGCCAAATTAAACAATTCTACTGTTTTTGGTATGATGAATATTGGCTACAACCCTACTGTTAACGGAACAGAAAAGACCATTGAAGTAAATTTCTTCAATTTTAATGATGATCTTTACGGCAAAAAAATACAGGTAGACATTTTAGAGCGCATTAGAGATGAAGTAAAGTTTGACTCTATTAACGATTTAAAAGTTCAGCTTACAAAAGACCAAGAAACTGCTACTAGTTTAATTGCTAAACTATGA
- a CDS encoding 2OG-Fe(II) oxygenase, translating to MTNTNALAQARSLTLPTREASLHREESVSHFWNNNRKLLEDAWVEWEIENKDNLLIPDQSLLDPLLREAVNSAWKNPEKENAVADLWEEIIPGVYKIQFFDLERLAEFRNYLEAAANSKIPARPPYGIQLNRYGVMLDPRSEGHLGAPNFQAFYNDIMDRYMRPISRLLLGTQGYDSQTFGFSIRYNPDKEKDLQAHTDASSATLNININLPDEEYTGSEVDFYDKSTKQTVQTFFEPGKAILHRGNVPHATHPITSGQRSNLVVWLYGDRMQIPRGSTSSYGNFGSAGSNTAAPENITPRQRWSLPKEPKDTFAPF from the coding sequence ATGACAAATACTAATGCACTGGCACAAGCACGCTCGCTTACATTGCCTACTCGTGAAGCTTCTCTTCATCGTGAAGAGTCGGTCTCTCATTTTTGGAATAACAACCGTAAATTACTTGAAGATGCTTGGGTAGAATGGGAAATTGAAAATAAAGACAATTTATTAATACCAGACCAATCATTATTAGATCCGCTTTTAAGAGAAGCAGTTAATAGCGCTTGGAAAAATCCAGAAAAAGAAAATGCTGTTGCAGATTTATGGGAAGAGATTATACCAGGTGTTTACAAAATACAATTTTTTGATCTTGAGCGTTTAGCAGAATTTCGTAATTATTTAGAAGCCGCAGCCAACTCTAAAATTCCTGCACGCCCACCATACGGTATACAATTAAACCGTTATGGGGTTATGTTAGACCCAAGATCTGAGGGACACCTTGGCGCACCTAATTTTCAGGCATTTTATAATGATATTATGGACCGTTATATGAGGCCTATTTCTCGTTTATTACTTGGCACACAGGGTTATGATAGTCAAACTTTTGGGTTTTCTATTAGATACAATCCAGACAAAGAAAAAGACTTACAAGCACACACAGATGCTTCATCGGCTACTTTAAACATTAACATTAACCTACCCGATGAGGAGTACACCGGCTCTGAAGTAGATTTTTATGACAAAAGCACTAAGCAAACGGTACAAACGTTTTTTGAGCCAGGTAAAGCAATACTTCACCGTGGTAACGTACCACACGCTACACACCCAATAACAAGTGGCCAGCGTAGCAACTTGGTTGTATGGCTATATGGAGATCGTATGCAAATACCAAGAGGCAGCACTAGTAGTTATGGTAATTTTGGTAGTGCTGGTTCTAATACTGCTGCTCCAGAAAACATTACACCTCGCCAACGTTGGAGCTTGCCTAAAGAACCAAAAGATACTTTTGCTCCTTTTTAA